Part of the Candidatus Lernaella stagnicola genome is shown below.
ACGGGCCGGCCCGAAGGCGTGCGGATCTCGGCCGCCAAGCGGAAATCGACGTCGACAAAGCCCTCGCGATCCCCGACGTATACGGGGAAGAGCTTGATAGGGCCGATGGTAACATCGCAACTGGTGTGCAGGTTCATTTTGGCGTGCTTGAGCTCGCACACCGCCGTGTAGATGCCCATTTTGGGGAATGTGCCGGTGCCGGTGAAAACACCGTCTTTGGCTTTTCCGCCGTTTTTGCCGTCGTCGCGCAACTGGGCGGTCATTTTGCCGAACTTCATCTCGACGAAGGCCGCCTTGAACCCCGGCGGTAGCGGCGCCAGCTTGCCGTCGTTGTTTTCCAACCGCACGGCCAGATGCACCGGGTCGCCCGTCGCGCCGCCGATGTTCGCCTCGCACCTCAGGTGCATGCCGTAGCGCCGCACAATGAAATAATCGACGTTGTCCGGTCCGACGGCCTCAAACGTCCATTTGCCCGCGTTGGGACGAATCAAGTGCACGATGCGGTAATGCCAATACGTCTTGCTGCCGTCGGTAATTTCCCCCGCGGCAAAATGCTTGTTGGCGGCCTTGTTGCCTGGACTGCCATTAGGATCGGTCACGCGAACATCGCGGATATCATCTTTCGAAACCAGCGCCACGAACGCTTCGTCGTCGAAATCGGTGAAGCCTTTGGCGAAGGCGCCGCGCGAGCTGCCCGACGTCGCCTCGGAGGCGCCCAAACACCGCTGATAGGTGTTGGCCAGAACCTTCGTCAGTTCGTTGACCTGCTGCACGGCGTGGAAATCGTTGCGTCCGCCGAAGGAAGCCAATTGTTGCAGGTATGTAAAATTTACGTTACCGATACCAATTGTGATGATTTCCGAAACGCCGAGCTTTTGTCGCAATTCGTTTTGATAATGGGGTACGTCAAACGAGTTTTGGCCGTCGGCGATGAACACCAACACGCGGCGTTGACTGGCACGTTTGCGATAAAGCGCCACGGCCTTGTCAAGCGCCGGCGCGTAATACGTGCCTTGATCGTAAGCGGCCAGTCGTCGAATGATATTGTTTTGGGAGCCCGAAGCGACGTGACCACTGCCACCTAAAAACGATACGACATCAACAATGTCGTCTTTCTGCATGAGGTCGCGGAGAATCATCGTTCCCAGCACCGCTTGCCGGTTACTATCATTGCCCCTCATGCTGCTGGAGTTGTCGACGATGATGATGTAGTGCGTTTGGCTCTTGCCGTTCGCCGCGTCGGCAAACTTACCCGCGCCCGCCGCCATCACGGCGAACAACGCCGCCAACAGGACAAGCCAAAATGCTCGCGCCCGCCCGTTAATCATCGTAGTCGAGCCTCCAGGCCAAACCGTTCTCGAAGCGGTACCACACAGCGATCTTCGGCCGGAAATGGTGTTTTCTCCCCGGGCGAAGCGAGTGTTGCGTATGGTCGGCCACGAAGGGATTGATCTCCAGCAACGTGACTTCGTGCAGCGCGTGAATTTCAAACAGCGCATGCTCGTCTTTCGAGGGATCCAGCGGTACGAGGAGCACGTCGCAACCGCGGCGCGAGCCCGACGGTCGCGTGGTGTGCGAAAGCCCGAGGCGTTGCTTACCGGTCAGCAAGCGTCGCACGCTGGTGTAACTGCGAACCAGCTCTTTGCCGTCGGGCATTAGTCGGCCTTCATCGTTGGGCTTGCCCCGCTCGTTCCACTCGATCACCAAATCTCGCGGGAAGCGCGGCTGCGAGCGAATGCGATAGAAAAAGTAGATGATGGCCAAAAAGATCAGTGGCCATTTGATGATCTTCCGCCAGCGGTCCCATGCCGAAGGCACATCGAATTGATAGTCGAGAAGCAGGCGATTACCGGCGTAGGGAAATTTCCGGTGCGGTTCCGACGAAGGCACCAACTCCAAGGCGGTATCGACTAGGGGGTCGACTTTCTTAACGTACATGCTCGACTGAATGCAAACCTCGATATCTTGCGGCTTGGTCAGGTCGAACTCGGGCGCGGTCTTGACCCAAGGGTCGCCATCGAGCATCACCAGCGGGAGGTTGCCGTGTCCCTTGAGCACCACGGCCACGTGCTCTCTCAAGAACCGCGACTGCGAAGTCTTGAGATTCGCCGTGTCTTCCAGGCCGCGCCAGACCAACCGGAACTTGCGGTCGACATCCGAATCACTCGCCGGAACAAGTTGGGAACTCAGGGTGATCTTGTGGCACACCGGCTGCTGGTAACTGACCATCCCGGCATTAAGGATAGGGCGCGTCGAGCCCGCGCCCGCAACCGCATGCCCCGCGTAATGGCCCTGCAAATCCGGAATGATTTCCACTTCCAGCGGCCGGCATTTCGGCGAGACGACCGACTTGGCCGAGGTCAAGTGGGCAAATACGCTGAACAGCTTGCCGACATCGGTGACGTTCAGGTTGACTTCGCCGAAAAAGCGCTCCTGCCGGGGCGATCCCTGATCCATACAAGCGTCGGGCAACGGGCTGCCGGTTTGGGAATGACAGGCCGACAAATTCTGCGTGCTCGATGTCGCCGCACCGCCGGAGCCATCATCGACCGATACCGTGGCCATGGCGCTGTAACTTTGCGCGGCGTGCGCCGTCATCGGCTTTTCCTGGCCGCCGACCACCGTCGCGGGTTCGAGAAATACGCGCAACTTCTGGTTCCAAGGAATCTGAAGCCGGTTGTTACCGCCCACGGCCAGGGAGTCGACCGGATGCACCGAAACCCGCAAGTTGTAGTG
Proteins encoded:
- a CDS encoding vWA domain-containing protein, which encodes MRNLSRKKRSLWLAAGLAFVLFLLPGLAAAESNTFIIIDTSKSMKNQDPRALAKLGVLILADLMAEGSNKVAVLPFDETFVLGQAASFEKPVVYDPALGLKHFATNVESVLEYKANYTYFAPPLNTAANWQGFSGPAKQSENRVVFLITDGNPDAVQSDIVAFGPLKRQLQAKKITVRALGLGVPCTVSSSRYCIKGETPALFARLGRQGEFDYVRGKDELLSRLGDVIREEYGLTVFDEKPVSRRVTRSIEVTDQAEKMTLIVYSSRDFVSGRHFKFTAPKGQTPNFTPISDEVAHPDKKGVENYYIGKFISPASGTWKLELKQPHMGALVIIHYNLRVSVHPVDSLAVGGNNRLQIPWNQKLRVFLEPATVVGGQEKPMTAHAAQSYSAMATVSVDDGSGGAATSSTQNLSACHSQTGSPLPDACMDQGSPRQERFFGEVNLNVTDVGKLFSVFAHLTSAKSVVSPKCRPLEVEIIPDLQGHYAGHAVAGAGSTRPILNAGMVSYQQPVCHKITLSSQLVPASDSDVDRKFRLVWRGLEDTANLKTSQSRFLREHVAVVLKGHGNLPLVMLDGDPWVKTAPEFDLTKPQDIEVCIQSSMYVKKVDPLVDTALELVPSSEPHRKFPYAGNRLLLDYQFDVPSAWDRWRKIIKWPLIFLAIIYFFYRIRSQPRFPRDLVIEWNERGKPNDEGRLMPDGKELVRSYTSVRRLLTGKQRLGLSHTTRPSGSRRGCDVLLVPLDPSKDEHALFEIHALHEVTLLEINPFVADHTQHSLRPGRKHHFRPKIAVWYRFENGLAWRLDYDD
- a CDS encoding VWA domain-containing protein translates to MINGRARAFWLVLLAALFAVMAAGAGKFADAANGKSQTHYIIIVDNSSSMRGNDSNRQAVLGTMILRDLMQKDDIVDVVSFLGGSGHVASGSQNNIIRRLAAYDQGTYYAPALDKAVALYRKRASQRRVLVFIADGQNSFDVPHYQNELRQKLGVSEIITIGIGNVNFTYLQQLASFGGRNDFHAVQQVNELTKVLANTYQRCLGASEATSGSSRGAFAKGFTDFDDEAFVALVSKDDIRDVRVTDPNGSPGNKAANKHFAAGEITDGSKTYWHYRIVHLIRPNAGKWTFEAVGPDNVDYFIVRRYGMHLRCEANIGGATGDPVHLAVRLENNDGKLAPLPPGFKAAFVEMKFGKMTAQLRDDGKNGGKAKDGVFTGTGTFPKMGIYTAVCELKHAKMNLHTSCDVTIGPIKLFPVYVGDREGFVDVDFRLAAEIRTPSGRPVSSPARLKDLEPVTITVDGQKYVLADDANGGEKAGDGVYTYYHRFAKPGKYPATVQTSSPSMAMATTDLTIGEITPFAVGRVCFGKMRAYQEVCTPIRLDGVPVTMPYEVELSVDGRLGDGTSLWLDYGATDKKPVGEGRFAHRFTFSDNHRDLVVCMRSPRCIFGCNVPGDGAKLSFAPVVAPKQVTVAPLFYSTDFHWKNLWLCYDKYILTGLLLLVVLFIVFGWIWPNKFDRRLYFHCVSAAEMKSMGKYANAIAQLVERKGWYKHERAFIAHCFRNKKQARYVLYPRYRGVIARPAGNVTLMRRVKRIAIGDEGWLEPCPPGDVRIDKDRIYSDGDCYFVLSDKSVFTVDMPNLKTRGTGGKEPWQR